One window from the genome of Spiractinospora alimapuensis encodes:
- a CDS encoding RDD family protein produces the protein MADVSHGAPYGANYGATPPPWPPAGGGGGSASPPLASPGQRIVARALDYLIVGIVGAVFLFVMLVVVFGVTGSDDFGDGEDLVWSFFFFFAWGLWLCLYDWLCLMAWGATPGKAVVGIKVVSVDGQRLTQQQGLGRAAMFGLPQSITCLGHIFVLIESMVGFSDTYGQSIHDKAAKTYVVRSR, from the coding sequence ATGGCTGACGTGAGTCATGGCGCACCATACGGAGCGAACTACGGGGCGACGCCCCCACCGTGGCCTCCGGCAGGGGGCGGCGGCGGTTCCGCGTCGCCGCCGCTGGCCTCCCCCGGGCAGCGGATCGTGGCGCGAGCGCTCGACTACCTGATCGTCGGTATCGTCGGCGCCGTCTTCCTTTTCGTGATGCTCGTCGTGGTGTTCGGGGTGACGGGGTCGGACGACTTCGGGGACGGCGAGGACCTCGTCTGGTCCTTCTTCTTCTTTTTCGCCTGGGGCCTGTGGCTGTGCCTCTACGACTGGCTGTGTCTGATGGCCTGGGGTGCCACACCCGGCAAGGCCGTGGTGGGTATCAAGGTGGTCAGCGTCGACGGGCAGCGGCTGACCCAGCAACAGGGGCTGGGCCGGGCCGCCATGTTCGGCCTCCCGCAGTCCATCACGTGCTTGGGACACATCTTCGTGCTCATCGAGAGCATGGTGGGCTTCAGCGACACCTACGGCCAGTCCATCCACGACAAGGCCGCGAAGACCTACGTGGTGCGCAGCCGCTAG
- a CDS encoding DUF4307 domain-containing protein has protein sequence MATSDENIDDGLPEATPQPRRRRRELPFFALLAIGVVTVIAAGGWGIATVSYGGGAYGVPHQMVAWNATSEDSVSITFQVNSSTDAACLVRALDERHVEVGQDEVQVDSGLRDVTHTLRTTRQAAAAEVTSCRELES, from the coding sequence ATGGCGACGAGTGACGAGAACATTGACGATGGCTTGCCCGAGGCGACGCCCCAACCGCGGCGGCGCCGGCGAGAGCTGCCTTTCTTCGCCCTGCTGGCCATCGGCGTCGTCACCGTGATCGCCGCCGGCGGATGGGGAATCGCGACTGTGAGTTATGGCGGTGGGGCGTATGGCGTTCCTCATCAGATGGTCGCCTGGAACGCGACCTCCGAGGACTCGGTGTCCATCACCTTCCAGGTGAACAGCTCCACCGACGCCGCGTGCCTGGTCCGGGCCCTGGACGAGCGCCACGTGGAGGTCGGTCAGGACGAGGTCCAGGTGGACTCCGGGCTGCGCGACGTCACCCACACCCTGCGCACCACCCGACAGGCCGCCGCTGCCGAGGTCACGTCCTGTCGCGAACTCGAGTCCTAA
- the greA gene encoding transcription elongation factor GreA yields MTETRDDNVTWLTQEAYDRLKGELEHLSGPGRTEIADRIEAAREEGDLRENGGYHAAKEEQGKIEARILQLRQILNNARVGEAPRSSGTVSPGMTVTIRFEGDDEEAVYLLASREESGAPIDVISPKSPLGAAINGKRVGETASYPLPRGGEASVEIIEAVPYGGD; encoded by the coding sequence GTGACCGAGACCCGCGATGACAACGTCACTTGGCTCACCCAGGAGGCGTACGACCGGCTCAAGGGGGAGCTGGAACACCTGTCGGGGCCTGGTCGCACGGAGATCGCCGATCGCATCGAAGCCGCCCGCGAAGAGGGAGACCTCCGCGAGAACGGTGGATACCACGCCGCCAAGGAGGAGCAGGGCAAGATCGAGGCGCGGATCCTGCAACTGCGCCAGATCCTGAACAACGCGCGAGTGGGCGAGGCGCCGCGGAGTTCGGGAACGGTCAGCCCTGGCATGACGGTCACCATCCGCTTCGAGGGCGACGACGAGGAAGCCGTGTACCTCCTCGCCTCGCGCGAGGAGAGTGGCGCCCCCATCGACGTCATCTCTCCCAAGTCCCCGCTGGGCGCCGCGATCAACGGCAAGCGCGTCGGCGAGACGGCCAGCTACCCGCTGCCGCGCGGCGGCGAGGCCAGTGTCGAGATCATCGAGGCCGTCCCCTACGGCGGGGACTGA
- a CDS encoding dihydrofolate reductase family protein, protein MADTRRQEPAAKVLWHFTMSLDGFVAGPDHSMEWMTGFTHREGLVDEYAQSTGAILGGRDAWDVSPDVGAIYGGAWKGPVFVLTTHPEDAEPVEGVTFLNCDVADAVRIGLQAADGKNLEVLSASIGRQLLHRGLIDEIDLHVAPVLLGDGIRLFDNPGGTPVRLARGDTDDPTSVVNVRYHPLTSG, encoded by the coding sequence ATGGCGGACACACGTCGCCAGGAACCCGCGGCGAAGGTGCTGTGGCACTTCACGATGTCCCTGGACGGGTTCGTGGCCGGACCAGACCATTCGATGGAATGGATGACCGGCTTCACCCACCGTGAGGGACTGGTGGACGAGTACGCCCAGTCGACGGGGGCGATCCTCGGCGGACGCGATGCCTGGGACGTCTCACCGGACGTCGGCGCCATCTACGGTGGAGCCTGGAAGGGGCCGGTCTTCGTCCTCACCACGCATCCGGAGGACGCGGAACCCGTCGAGGGTGTCACCTTCCTGAATTGCGACGTCGCCGACGCCGTCCGAATCGGCCTCCAAGCCGCCGACGGCAAGAACCTCGAGGTGCTCTCCGCCTCCATCGGCCGTCAACTCCTCCACCGAGGCCTCATCGACGAGATCGACCTCCACGTCGCCCCCGTCCTCCTCGGCGACGGCATCCGCCTGTTCGACAACCCCGGGGGAACCCCCGTCCGCCTCGCCCGCGGCGACACCGACGACCCCACGTCCGTGGTGAACGTTCGCTACCACCCCCTCACCTCGGGATAA
- a CDS encoding thioredoxin domain-containing protein produces MSNRLADATSPYLLQHADNPVDWYPWGEEALAEARIRDVPLLISVGYAACHWCHVMAHESFEDEDMARRMNRDFVNVKVDREERPDIDAVYMTATQALTGHGGWPMTVFARPDGTPFYCGTYYPRPQFQRLLAGVTEAWREQREDLDEQSDRIAEALRGAGLPETSGVPDADALDAAVDVLHGEFDPANGGFGTAPKFPPSMVLEFLLRHHSRHRGAGATAERALDMTRRTAEAMARGGIYDQLAGGFARYSVDAHWRVPHFEKMLYDNALLARSYAHLWRQTGDPLAARVATETVEWMLVDLRTEQGGFASSLDADSEGEEGRFYVWTPAELRTVLGDDDGRWATDVFGVTATGTFEHGTSVLQRPREPEDEDRYQRVRRLLREHRERRVWPARDDKVVASWNGLAIAALAEAGVLFSRPDFVHAARDAAELLATVHLSEGRLLRTSRDGTVGTSAGVLEDYANTAEGLLALHAATGEARWVDIAEALLTVVLRRFGDGAGGFFDTADDAERLYTRPQDPTDNATPSGQFAAAGALLSCAGLTGSTEMREAAAAALSPATLLANRAPRFSGWGLAVAEALLAGPVQIAVVGDPRDPATARLHQEAMGTTSPGAVVSVGDGRDDVGLGLLRGRTMVDGQPAAYVCEDFACRLPVTTVAELRAAVR; encoded by the coding sequence ATGTCTAACCGTCTGGCCGACGCGACGAGTCCCTACCTGCTTCAGCACGCCGACAACCCTGTCGACTGGTACCCGTGGGGCGAGGAGGCGCTCGCCGAGGCGCGGATTCGGGACGTGCCACTGCTGATCTCCGTGGGGTACGCGGCCTGCCACTGGTGTCACGTCATGGCGCACGAGTCGTTCGAGGACGAGGACATGGCCCGGCGCATGAACCGGGACTTCGTGAACGTCAAGGTCGACCGGGAGGAGCGGCCCGACATCGACGCCGTGTACATGACGGCGACGCAGGCGCTCACCGGGCACGGTGGTTGGCCGATGACCGTGTTCGCGCGGCCGGACGGGACCCCCTTCTACTGCGGGACCTACTATCCGCGCCCGCAGTTCCAGCGGCTGTTGGCCGGGGTGACGGAGGCGTGGCGGGAGCAGCGCGAGGATCTCGACGAACAGAGCGACCGCATCGCCGAGGCCCTGCGCGGGGCCGGGCTTCCCGAGACCTCCGGTGTGCCCGACGCCGACGCGCTCGACGCGGCCGTGGACGTGCTGCACGGCGAGTTCGACCCCGCGAACGGCGGGTTCGGTACGGCGCCGAAGTTCCCACCGTCGATGGTGCTGGAGTTCCTTCTCCGCCATCACTCACGGCACCGGGGAGCCGGCGCCACCGCGGAGCGGGCACTGGACATGACCCGCCGCACGGCCGAGGCGATGGCCCGTGGAGGGATCTACGACCAGTTGGCCGGCGGCTTCGCCCGCTACTCGGTCGACGCCCACTGGCGGGTGCCGCACTTCGAGAAGATGCTCTACGACAACGCCCTCCTCGCCCGTTCCTACGCCCACCTGTGGCGCCAGACCGGGGATCCCCTGGCCGCCCGCGTCGCCACCGAGACCGTGGAGTGGATGCTCGTCGACCTACGGACGGAGCAGGGAGGGTTCGCGAGCTCACTGGACGCCGACAGCGAGGGCGAGGAGGGCCGCTTCTACGTCTGGACCCCCGCCGAGCTGCGCACCGTCCTGGGCGACGATGACGGTCGTTGGGCCACGGACGTGTTCGGGGTGACGGCGACCGGCACCTTCGAGCACGGAACCTCCGTACTCCAGCGTCCGCGCGAGCCGGAGGACGAGGACCGTTACCAGCGCGTGCGCCGGCTCCTACGGGAGCACCGCGAACGCCGGGTCTGGCCCGCTCGGGACGACAAGGTCGTCGCCAGTTGGAACGGCCTCGCGATCGCCGCGCTCGCGGAGGCCGGCGTGCTGTTCTCCCGGCCCGACTTCGTGCACGCCGCGCGCGACGCCGCCGAGCTCCTCGCCACCGTGCACCTGAGCGAGGGCCGACTCCTCCGTACCTCCCGCGACGGAACCGTGGGAACCAGCGCCGGCGTACTCGAGGACTACGCCAACACCGCTGAGGGGTTGCTCGCGCTGCACGCCGCCACCGGCGAGGCGCGCTGGGTGGACATCGCCGAGGCGTTGCTCACGGTGGTGCTGCGGAGGTTCGGCGACGGAGCGGGCGGCTTCTTCGACACCGCCGACGACGCGGAGCGGCTCTACACCCGCCCCCAGGACCCCACGGACAACGCGACGCCCTCCGGCCAGTTCGCCGCGGCGGGCGCTCTGCTGAGCTGTGCGGGGCTCACGGGGTCCACCGAGATGCGGGAGGCGGCGGCCGCCGCCCTGAGCCCGGCCACCCTGCTCGCCAACCGTGCCCCCCGTTTCTCCGGGTGGGGACTCGCGGTGGCGGAGGCACTGCTCGCCGGCCCCGTGCAGATCGCCGTGGTGGGTGATCCGCGGGACCCGGCGACGGCGCGGCTCCATCAGGAGGCCATGGGCACCACCTCGCCCGGTGCGGTGGTGAGTGTCGGAGACGGCCGTGACGACGTCGGGCTCGGACTCCTGCGTGGACGTACCATGGTGGACGGCCAACCGGCCGCGTACGTGTGTGAGGACTTCGCGTGCCGACTGCCGGTAACCACCGTCGCGGAGCTTCGTGCCGCCGTGCGCTAG
- a CDS encoding isoprenyl transferase encodes MGLRHPLYWLYERRLERELDGRDIPRHVGVVLDGNRRWAGVNGHEDVNTGHQAGADKIFEVLRWCDELGVQVVTLWLLSTDNLHRKPEELDPLLRIIESTVVRLSSEGWHVNPMGAFDLLPDSTARILKEAGAETSEKPGLIVNVAVGYGGRREIADAVRSLLLAEAGRGTSIEELAERLDLDDIAEHLYTRGLPDPDLLIRTSGEQRLSGFLLWQSAHSEYYFCEVFWPALRRVDFLRALRSYGARNRRYGG; translated from the coding sequence ATGGGGCTACGTCACCCCCTCTACTGGCTGTACGAACGTCGACTCGAACGAGAGCTCGACGGCCGCGACATCCCGCGGCACGTCGGCGTCGTCCTGGACGGGAACCGGCGCTGGGCCGGCGTGAACGGGCACGAGGACGTCAACACCGGCCATCAGGCCGGTGCGGACAAGATCTTCGAGGTTCTTCGCTGGTGTGACGAGCTCGGGGTGCAGGTCGTGACCCTGTGGCTGTTGTCCACCGACAACCTGCACCGCAAACCCGAGGAACTGGACCCGCTGCTGCGCATCATCGAGTCGACGGTGGTCCGGCTCAGCAGCGAGGGGTGGCACGTCAACCCCATGGGCGCCTTCGACCTCCTCCCTGACTCCACCGCGCGCATTCTCAAGGAGGCGGGCGCCGAGACGTCGGAGAAGCCCGGCCTGATTGTGAACGTCGCAGTCGGGTATGGGGGTAGACGTGAGATCGCGGACGCGGTGCGGTCGCTTCTCCTCGCCGAAGCGGGGCGGGGGACGAGCATCGAGGAGCTCGCAGAGCGCCTCGATCTGGACGACATCGCCGAGCATCTCTACACGCGTGGCCTTCCCGACCCGGATCTGCTCATCCGGACCTCGGGGGAGCAGCGTCTCTCCGGATTCCTGCTCTGGCAGAGCGCCCACTCGGAGTACTACTTCTGCGAGGTCTTCTGGCCTGCCCTCCGCAGAGTGGACTTCCTACGCGCTCTTCGCTCCTACGGCGCACGCAACCGGCGCTACGGCGGCTGA
- a CDS encoding PhoH family protein: MLDTSVLLADPGAVTRFAEHEVVVPIVVVSELESKRYHPELGFFAREALRRLDDLRNANGSLDAPVPVNEQGGTLRVELNHSDPSVLPAGFREGDNDTRILTVALTLSRERAPGDGDVVLVSKDLPLRIKASSVGLPAEEYRAELAIEHSWTGMAELEVSAPEVQELFDNRSVDIAAARDLPCHTGVALVSDRGKALGRVLPDKSVRVVRSDRDVFGIRGRSAEQRVALDLLTDPDIGIVSLGGRAGTGKSALALCAGLDAVLERQLFRKVVVFRPLYAVGGQDLGYLPGTELEKMGPWSQAVHDTLSAVTTQDVIDEVMDRGMLEVLPLTHIRGRSLHDSFVIVDEAQSLERGVLLTVLSRLGANSRVVLTHDVAQRDNLRVGRYDGVVAVVEKLKGHPLFAHVTLTRSERSPVAALVTEMLEG; encoded by the coding sequence GTGCTCGACACCAGTGTCCTCCTCGCCGACCCAGGCGCGGTGACCCGGTTCGCCGAGCACGAGGTGGTTGTGCCCATCGTGGTCGTCAGCGAGCTGGAGAGCAAGCGGTATCATCCCGAGCTCGGTTTCTTCGCTCGGGAAGCGCTTCGCCGGTTGGACGACCTTCGCAACGCGAACGGCTCCCTGGACGCCCCCGTCCCCGTCAACGAGCAGGGGGGAACGCTGCGGGTTGAGCTCAACCACAGCGATCCCAGTGTGCTCCCGGCAGGTTTCCGCGAGGGTGACAACGACACCCGCATTCTCACGGTGGCGTTGACCCTCTCCAGGGAGCGTGCCCCGGGGGACGGTGATGTCGTTCTGGTGAGCAAGGACCTCCCCCTGCGGATCAAGGCGTCCTCGGTCGGGCTGCCGGCGGAGGAGTACCGGGCCGAACTCGCCATCGAGCACAGTTGGACCGGGATGGCGGAGTTGGAGGTGAGCGCCCCAGAAGTCCAGGAGCTCTTCGACAACCGTTCCGTGGACATCGCCGCGGCCCGCGACCTCCCGTGCCACACGGGCGTCGCGTTGGTCTCCGACCGTGGGAAGGCCCTGGGCCGGGTTCTGCCGGACAAGTCGGTTCGCGTCGTGCGCTCGGACCGTGACGTCTTCGGGATTCGCGGGCGCAGCGCCGAACAGCGGGTCGCGCTGGACCTCCTCACCGACCCCGATATCGGCATCGTGTCCCTCGGCGGTCGCGCCGGCACCGGGAAGTCCGCACTCGCGCTCTGCGCCGGGCTGGACGCCGTGCTGGAACGCCAACTGTTCCGCAAGGTGGTCGTCTTCCGGCCGTTGTACGCCGTCGGTGGCCAGGATCTCGGCTACCTGCCCGGCACCGAGCTGGAGAAGATGGGCCCCTGGTCGCAGGCCGTGCACGACACTCTGTCGGCGGTCACGACCCAGGACGTCATCGACGAGGTGATGGACCGCGGCATGCTGGAAGTGCTGCCTCTCACCCACATCCGCGGCCGCTCCCTGCACGACTCCTTCGTCATCGTGGACGAGGCCCAGTCGCTGGAACGCGGGGTGCTGCTGACCGTGCTGTCACGTCTCGGGGCGAACTCCCGCGTGGTGTTGACCCACGACGTCGCCCAACGGGACAACCTCCGGGTGGGTCGCTACGACGGTGTGGTGGCCGTGGTCGAGAAGCTGAAGGGACACCCCCTGTTCGCCCACGTCACCCTGACCCGTTCCGAGCGGTCCCCGGTGGCCGCCCTGGTGACCGAGATGCTGGAGGGCTGA
- a CDS encoding aggregation-promoting factor C-terminal-like domain-containing protein, whose product MLLSRIPRGMAAAAGAAAVVAGTTFGVAAFADSGPEPTAAVNEAAVPEQGSFVADADNGNEGQADEARTQAEDARAEAADAATSGADASVSQKEEKEDPEPQAEQASSSGSGGGSSSSSGGGESSSSGSSGGGGGSSAPSGSPRDIARGMLGDYGWGGDQFSCLDNLWEKESNWDPSAQNPSSGAYGIPQSLPGDKMASAGSDWQTNPATQIEWGLGYIKDRYGSPCGAWSHSQANNWY is encoded by the coding sequence TTGCTTCTCAGTCGTATTCCGCGTGGCATGGCGGCCGCCGCTGGCGCCGCCGCCGTCGTCGCCGGTACCACGTTCGGTGTCGCGGCCTTCGCTGACAGCGGGCCGGAGCCCACCGCGGCCGTCAACGAGGCCGCCGTTCCTGAGCAGGGTTCGTTCGTCGCCGACGCCGACAACGGAAACGAGGGGCAGGCCGACGAGGCCCGCACCCAGGCGGAGGACGCGCGCGCCGAGGCGGCCGACGCGGCCACCTCTGGCGCCGACGCGTCGGTCAGCCAGAAGGAGGAGAAGGAAGACCCCGAACCGCAGGCCGAGCAGGCCAGTAGCAGCGGCAGCGGCGGCGGGAGCAGCAGTAGCAGTGGCGGCGGTGAGAGCAGCAGCAGCGGTAGCAGTGGCGGCGGTGGCGGAAGCTCCGCTCCCAGCGGATCGCCGCGCGACATCGCCCGCGGCATGCTCGGCGACTACGGCTGGGGCGGCGACCAGTTCTCCTGCCTGGACAACCTCTGGGAGAAGGAGAGCAACTGGGACCCGTCCGCGCAGAACCCGAGCTCGGGCGCGTACGGAATCCCGCAGTCGCTCCCGGGTGACAAGATGGCCAGCGCTGGTTCCGACTGGCAGACCAACCCCGCGACCCAGATCGAGTGGGGACTCGGCTACATCAAGGACCGGTACGGCAGCCCGTGTGGCGCGTGGTCGCACTCACAGGCGAACAACTGGTACTGA
- a CDS encoding aggregation-promoting factor C-terminal-like domain-containing protein, with protein MLLNRIPHRVAAAAGAATVVAGVAFGAAAFADSGPEPAEVADAAPEAEDMQFFAMGEDLTPEELETLLSQAQESRESALDGAVTATSGSVEEEEEEEEEEEEEDSEEAASVPSGSAREIAQGMLGDFGWGNDQFSCLDNLWEKESNWNHTAQNPSSGAYGIPQALPGSKMASAGSDWQTNPATQIQWGLGYIDDRYGSPCGAWSHSQANNWY; from the coding sequence TTGCTACTCAACCGGATCCCGCATCGGGTCGCCGCGGCAGCGGGCGCCGCGACCGTGGTGGCGGGCGTGGCGTTCGGCGCCGCGGCATTCGCGGATAGTGGCCCAGAGCCCGCCGAGGTGGCGGATGCCGCTCCCGAAGCAGAGGACATGCAGTTCTTCGCCATGGGGGAGGACCTCACCCCGGAGGAGCTGGAAACCCTGCTCTCCCAAGCCCAGGAGAGCCGTGAGAGCGCCCTTGACGGCGCGGTGACGGCGACCTCGGGCTCGGTCGAGGAAGAGGAGGAAGAAGAAGAGGAGGAGGAAGAGGAGGACAGCGAGGAAGCTGCCTCGGTCCCCTCCGGCTCCGCTCGGGAGATCGCCCAGGGCATGCTCGGCGACTTCGGCTGGGGCAACGACCAGTTCTCCTGCCTGGACAACCTCTGGGAGAAGGAGAGCAACTGGAACCACACGGCGCAGAACCCCAGCTCCGGCGCCTACGGCATCCCCCAGGCCCTGCCCGGCAGCAAGATGGCCAGCGCTGGTTCCGACTGGCAGACCAACCCCGCCACCCAGATCCAGTGGGGTCTCGGCTACATCGATGACCGCTACGGCAGCCCGTGTGGCGCCTGGTCGCACTCACAGGCGAACAACTGGTACTGA
- a CDS encoding serine/threonine-protein kinase, which yields MGHRAGAGGALKEVLLPDELSDQEAADARARLRRESRTAARLADHPNVVTLYDVFEVDSAPWVVMQLVRGRSLQQVMSADGPLSAAAATPVAEGLLDALDTAHKAGILHRDVKPGNVMLADDGRVLLTDFGIATIEGDSAITRTGILGSPEYIAPERFEASEVGPASDLWSLGVTLYAATTGGTPFRRDTMAATVGAVISSQIPPPDAGELTNVIVGLLDRAPERRLSASGAREMLSNSRGGEPSTATTPSAGLRPPGPPTVGPSGPQAPPEPFPGPPGGGGRPTGAPSGAHAAWHGTPPGHPSGPQGPHGPLAPAGPPGMPVPHGARGPHGPNGHLQAGGPPVPPPQGPPGRLGAPHGYPASAPRPHAPEPVRSTGGSGTGPSNSRRRTVLLMGGGAVAVVLVVVSALVIVPWGGSNDGFASWEDDMLQVDHPEEWSVSLDNVTEYGAEFSHPTASHGLSFAVAAMNQSSYDVEGLEFSAEEYIQSIEDDIAGDALEFQQVRLEQTDELPNFPDSWDTVVWEATYTITVPEMVDEGLDEAERFVRWWQVHDHDYNAYFMWWNGPRSMEREYQDAIDRALETFVASELDA from the coding sequence TTGGGACACCGAGCTGGAGCGGGAGGTGCGCTCAAGGAGGTCCTGCTCCCCGACGAGCTGAGTGACCAGGAGGCCGCGGACGCGCGGGCCCGGCTCCGCCGAGAGTCGCGCACCGCCGCCCGGCTGGCCGACCACCCCAACGTGGTGACCCTCTACGACGTCTTCGAGGTCGACTCCGCACCGTGGGTCGTCATGCAGCTCGTGCGGGGCCGCTCCCTGCAGCAGGTCATGAGCGCCGACGGGCCGCTGTCGGCGGCCGCCGCGACTCCGGTGGCCGAGGGGCTGCTAGACGCGCTGGACACCGCGCACAAGGCGGGGATCCTGCACCGCGACGTCAAGCCGGGCAACGTGATGCTCGCCGACGACGGACGCGTCCTTCTCACCGACTTCGGGATCGCCACGATCGAAGGAGACTCGGCGATCACCCGGACCGGGATCCTCGGCTCGCCGGAGTACATCGCACCGGAAAGGTTCGAGGCGAGTGAGGTCGGTCCCGCGTCGGACCTCTGGAGCCTGGGCGTGACGTTGTACGCGGCCACGACCGGGGGCACTCCGTTCCGGCGGGACACGATGGCCGCGACGGTCGGGGCCGTGATCTCCAGCCAGATCCCGCCCCCCGACGCCGGCGAGCTGACGAACGTCATCGTCGGACTGCTGGACCGTGCGCCGGAGCGGAGGTTGTCGGCCTCCGGAGCACGGGAGATGCTGTCCAACTCGCGAGGCGGGGAGCCGAGCACGGCCACTACGCCGTCGGCGGGACTCCGGCCCCCCGGCCCGCCGACCGTGGGCCCATCCGGTCCACAGGCGCCGCCCGAGCCGTTTCCGGGGCCTCCCGGCGGCGGTGGCCGACCCACGGGCGCACCCTCTGGCGCACACGCCGCGTGGCACGGCACGCCGCCCGGACACCCCTCCGGGCCGCAGGGACCGCACGGGCCGCTGGCCCCGGCCGGACCGCCCGGCATGCCCGTTCCACACGGGGCGAGGGGACCGCACGGGCCCAACGGCCACCTCCAGGCCGGCGGACCGCCAGTGCCGCCACCCCAGGGGCCTCCCGGACGTCTGGGAGCCCCACACGGCTACCCCGCTTCCGCGCCCCGACCGCACGCCCCCGAGCCCGTGCGGTCAACAGGGGGCAGTGGAACGGGCCCGTCGAACAGCCGGCGGCGCACCGTACTGCTGATGGGGGGTGGAGCGGTCGCCGTGGTCCTCGTCGTCGTCTCGGCGCTCGTCATAGTGCCCTGGGGCGGCTCCAACGACGGCTTCGCCTCCTGGGAGGACGACATGCTCCAGGTCGACCACCCCGAGGAGTGGTCGGTGAGCCTGGACAACGTCACCGAATACGGCGCGGAGTTCTCCCACCCGACCGCGAGCCACGGTCTGTCCTTCGCCGTCGCGGCCATGAACCAGTCGTCCTACGACGTCGAGGGCCTGGAGTTCTCCGCCGAGGAGTACATCCAGTCCATCGAGGACGACATCGCCGGGGACGCCCTGGAGTTCCAGCAGGTCCGGCTCGAGCAGACCGACGAACTCCCCAACTTCCCCGACAGTTGGGACACGGTCGTCTGGGAGGCCACCTACACCATCACCGTCCCCGAGATGGTCGACGAGGGTCTCGACGAGGCGGAGCGGTTCGTCCGGTGGTGGCAGGTACACGACCACGACTACAACGCCTACTTCATGTGGTGGAACGGCCCACGGTCCATGGAGCGGGAGTACCAGGACGCCATCGATCGTGCCCTGGAGACGTTCGTCGCGAGCGAGTTGGACGCCTGA